From a region of the Neobacillus niacini genome:
- a CDS encoding alpha-glucosidase/alpha-galactosidase: MSKITFIGAGSTVFAKNVLGDCLHVPALAGFEFALFDIDVQRLKDSENMLNNLKQSLKANIVVKAYSDRKEALRGAKYVINAIQVGGYKPSTVIDFEIPKKYGLRQTIADTIGIGGIFRSLRTIPVMWDFAKDIEEVCPDALFLNYTNPMATLVGAMLRYTNVKTVGLCHSVQVCTEHLFRSLGMDYEGVEEKIAGINHMAWLLEIKRDGKDLYPEIKRRAREKQQTKHDEMVRFELMDKFGYYVTESSEHNAEYHPYFIKRNYPHLIEKYNIPLDEYPRRCVEQIERWDKMRNEIVNNAQLTHTRSHEYGSRIIEAIETNVPFKFGGNILNTGRLINNLPEKAVVEVSCVADRSGITPCYVGDLPEQLAALNRTNINTQLLTIEAAVTNKREHIYQAAMLDPHTAAELSMDDIIAMCDDLIEAHGDWIPKFDDRKTISFI, translated from the coding sequence ATGTCAAAAATCACATTTATTGGTGCAGGAAGTACAGTTTTTGCAAAAAATGTTCTTGGTGACTGCCTACATGTTCCGGCATTAGCTGGTTTCGAGTTCGCATTATTTGATATCGATGTGCAACGCTTAAAAGACTCGGAAAATATGTTAAACAATTTAAAACAAAGCCTAAAAGCAAACATAGTTGTGAAAGCATATTCGGATCGTAAAGAAGCATTGCGAGGAGCAAAATACGTTATTAATGCGATTCAAGTTGGCGGCTACAAACCAAGCACTGTTATAGATTTTGAGATTCCTAAAAAATATGGTCTTCGTCAAACAATAGCTGATACAATCGGGATTGGCGGTATTTTCCGTTCGCTTCGCACCATTCCGGTTATGTGGGATTTCGCCAAGGATATCGAAGAGGTTTGTCCCGATGCCCTGTTTTTAAATTACACAAATCCAATGGCAACATTAGTAGGGGCAATGCTTCGTTATACAAATGTAAAAACCGTCGGATTATGCCATAGCGTACAAGTTTGCACAGAGCACCTTTTTAGATCCTTAGGTATGGATTATGAAGGAGTAGAAGAAAAAATCGCAGGTATCAACCATATGGCATGGCTTCTTGAGATCAAACGTGACGGCAAAGATTTATACCCGGAAATTAAACGCCGTGCAAGAGAAAAACAACAAACAAAACATGATGAAATGGTCCGCTTCGAATTAATGGACAAATTCGGATACTACGTAACGGAATCATCTGAGCATAATGCCGAGTACCATCCATACTTCATTAAACGCAATTATCCGCATTTGATAGAGAAATACAATATCCCTCTTGATGAGTATCCGCGTCGTTGTGTAGAGCAAATTGAACGCTGGGACAAAATGCGCAACGAAATCGTCAACAATGCACAGCTTACCCATACCCGTTCTCACGAATATGGTTCCCGTATTATTGAAGCAATTGAGACGAATGTTCCATTTAAATTTGGTGGCAACATTTTAAATACGGGACGCTTAATTAACAATTTACCGGAAAAAGCTGTTGTTGAAGTTTCATGCGTTGCTGACCGCAGCGGAATCACTCCTTGCTATGTAGGAGATCTTCCAGAACAGTTAGCCGCCCTTAACCGTACAAATATTAATACACAGCTTTTAACCATTGAAGCAGCGGTAACGAATAAGCGAGAACATATCTATCAGGCAGCCATGCTGGACCCTCATACAGCCGCTGAATTATCAATGGACGACATCATTGCAATGTGCGATGACTTAATTGAAGCTCACGGTGACTGGATTCCTAAATTCGACGATCGAAAAACAATATCGTTCATATAA